A portion of the Sphaerochaeta sp. genome contains these proteins:
- a CDS encoding ISL3 family transposase translates to MHIHDRCEATLRHLCFGDKLSCLRFTKLRYYCPRCGHSHMQDVPFQAKGHRISSELLNFTRDLLAYGFTNKQVAYITGLGRNTVKDIDLKRLKEKYTVDGERLIQPERQARFLGIDEFKLHDGHKYAVIIIDMETGHILWLAHGKKKASVYSFIEHVGKEWMEGVEAVACDMNSDFQEAFEDRCPHIQTVFDFFHIVKNFNDKVVGQIRKDEQRRLIAEGDEKAAKSLKGSRYILTSSKQTLARKDQEAEDGKILSEGSSLFSKEQVVRKDGHLARYEDLIRQNKLLFTLDLIKEKLCEAYKMTDEPSMAGAISEIMDMCMATGNKHLLWFRRLLDNHFEGIIAHATYDISAGKIEGVNNRIKTLRRQGYGYPDDDYFFLKLFDASRKGYVRNPVAEKIPQDL, encoded by the coding sequence ATGCACATCCATGACCGCTGTGAGGCCACCCTGAGGCATCTGTGTTTCGGAGACAAGTTGAGCTGTCTCAGGTTCACCAAGCTGCGCTATTATTGTCCCCGATGCGGCCACAGCCATATGCAGGACGTTCCTTTCCAGGCAAAGGGACACCGCATCAGCTCTGAATTGTTGAACTTCACCAGGGACCTGCTCGCCTATGGCTTTACCAACAAGCAAGTTGCGTATATCACCGGGCTCGGTAGGAATACCGTCAAGGACATCGACCTGAAGCGTCTGAAAGAGAAGTACACCGTCGACGGAGAGCGCCTCATCCAGCCCGAGAGGCAGGCGAGGTTCCTGGGCATCGATGAGTTCAAGCTCCATGACGGGCACAAGTACGCGGTGATCATCATAGACATGGAGACCGGCCACATTTTGTGGCTCGCCCACGGAAAGAAGAAGGCCTCGGTATACTCGTTCATCGAGCACGTGGGCAAGGAGTGGATGGAAGGGGTTGAGGCGGTCGCCTGCGACATGAACAGCGACTTCCAGGAGGCATTTGAAGACCGTTGCCCCCACATCCAGACGGTTTTCGATTTTTTTCACATCGTCAAGAACTTCAACGACAAGGTGGTGGGCCAAATCCGTAAGGACGAGCAGAGACGGCTCATTGCAGAGGGGGATGAGAAGGCTGCAAAATCCCTCAAGGGAAGCAGATATATCCTTACCTCTTCCAAGCAGACCCTTGCAAGGAAGGACCAGGAGGCAGAGGATGGGAAGATTCTTAGCGAGGGAAGCTCGCTGTTCAGCAAGGAGCAGGTAGTCCGCAAGGACGGACATCTAGCCAGATATGAGGATCTCATCAGGCAGAACAAGCTCCTGTTCACGCTGGACTTGATCAAGGAGAAACTCTGCGAGGCCTACAAGATGACCGATGAGCCATCCATGGCCGGAGCAATCTCAGAAATCATGGACATGTGCATGGCTACCGGCAACAAGCACCTGCTCTGGTTCAGAAGACTGCTGGACAACCATTTCGAGGGAATCATCGCCCATGCAACCTATGATATCTCTGCTGGAAAGATCGAGGGCGTCAATAACCGGATCAAGACCCTAAGGAGGCAAGGGTATGGTTACCCTGATGACGATTACTTCTTCCTCAAGCTCTTTGATGCAAGCAGGAAAGGCTATGTCAGAAACCCTGTGGCTGAGAAAATCCCACAGGATTTATGA
- a CDS encoding HAD family hydrolase, with amino-acid sequence MQPLIIFMDSGDTLVDESTEVRDRPGGMVRSCSLFPGATEAIRSLWRKGYCIELVADGLVSSFLNIYQQQGLTECFAAWTVSEAVGAEKPDPRMFRTAFRNLGLSEDAETKQRVVMVGNNVVRDIRGAKAFGIRSILARWSPRYDYTIHGEEERPNYVLDSIGGLVPLIDQITSLLLSDTSVS; translated from the coding sequence ATGCAACCGTTGATCATCTTCATGGACAGTGGAGATACCTTGGTGGATGAATCCACCGAAGTACGAGACCGTCCCGGTGGAATGGTAAGGTCTTGTTCTCTGTTTCCCGGAGCTACGGAAGCCATACGCAGTCTCTGGAGAAAAGGATACTGCATCGAATTGGTCGCAGATGGACTGGTATCGTCGTTCCTGAACATCTATCAACAACAGGGATTGACGGAATGCTTTGCAGCATGGACCGTCTCCGAAGCAGTGGGTGCGGAAAAACCGGATCCTCGGATGTTCCGTACGGCGTTTCGGAATCTGGGGCTTTCCGAGGATGCAGAGACGAAACAGCGTGTCGTAATGGTGGGGAACAATGTTGTACGGGATATCCGTGGGGCCAAAGCGTTCGGCATCCGAAGCATTCTTGCCAGATGGTCGCCCCGGTACGACTACACGATTCACGGAGAGGAAGAACGCCCCAATTATGTGCTGGATTCCATCGGAGGACTGGTGCCTTTGATCGACCAGATCACCTCCCTCCTTCTGTCTGACACATCTGTCTCGTGA
- a CDS encoding dihydroorotate dehydrogenase-like protein, with amino-acid sequence MMQDLSTRYLGLQLKNPIIIGSGPYTSTLDNLKRCEDSGAGAVVLRSIFEEEIEQTAQNAIDENEPFMTHSDGDAYVREHTAERAMEQYLDLLSGAKKSLSIPVIASLNCKSAGTWTEYAKRLAKAGADAIEVNHYTVAADKEVSGQEMEKRFLKLVRTARASISLPLTVKMGMFYSSLSNLLYTFNGEKIDGVVLFNRFFQNDIDINGQKLSQHPALSSPDDYLIPLRWTALMSAQLKMDICASSGIWSGETVVKQLLAGAKACAVCSVVLKKGPSVIGEMLSFLSDWMDQHGYEKIADFNGKLAQTNIDHPELWERSQYMKVVQAKEV; translated from the coding sequence ATGATGCAGGACCTTAGCACTCGCTATCTCGGGCTCCAACTGAAGAACCCCATCATAATCGGAAGCGGACCGTATACGTCTACACTTGACAATCTGAAACGATGTGAGGACAGTGGCGCCGGTGCCGTGGTTCTCCGTTCGATCTTTGAAGAGGAGATCGAGCAGACCGCCCAGAACGCGATTGATGAGAATGAACCATTCATGACGCACAGTGACGGCGACGCCTATGTGCGGGAGCATACCGCAGAGCGCGCCATGGAACAGTATCTTGATCTTCTTTCCGGCGCGAAGAAATCCCTCTCCATCCCCGTCATCGCTTCGTTGAACTGCAAGAGCGCCGGGACGTGGACGGAATATGCCAAACGGTTGGCGAAAGCCGGAGCCGACGCCATTGAGGTCAACCACTACACGGTGGCTGCGGACAAAGAGGTCAGCGGGCAAGAGATGGAGAAGCGGTTCCTCAAGCTGGTACGCACGGCGCGTGCCTCCATTTCCCTCCCACTCACCGTGAAAATGGGAATGTTCTATTCTTCCCTGTCCAACCTGTTGTACACGTTCAATGGAGAGAAGATCGACGGCGTGGTGCTGTTCAACCGGTTCTTCCAGAACGACATTGACATCAACGGACAGAAGCTCAGTCAGCATCCCGCGTTGAGTTCCCCGGATGACTATCTCATCCCGCTTCGCTGGACGGCATTGATGAGCGCCCAATTGAAAATGGATATCTGCGCTTCTTCGGGTATTTGGAGCGGGGAGACGGTGGTCAAGCAATTGCTTGCAGGAGCAAAAGCGTGTGCCGTCTGTTCCGTTGTGCTGAAGAAAGGGCCGTCCGTCATCGGAGAGATGCTTTCCTTCCTGAGTGACTGGATGGACCAGCATGGTTACGAGAAGATTGCAGATTTCAACGGCAAGCTTGCCCAGACGAACATCGACCATCCGGAACTCTGGGAACGCAGCCAGTACATGAAGGTCGTACAGGCCAAAGAGGTGTAA
- a CDS encoding glycerol acyltransferase, giving the protein MDFNAYRDIAPYRGKDVEDAVQRVIANAPSVQQMLTGLQCKADRFDTAKTKAYLEHVITQLKRVHSYDDFQRYVTAGIFLPSILKNSSTGFSTSGVEGIDPHEAYFFMSNHRDIILDCALIDLALLQGGRGMCEMAIGDNLLYNQFVIDLFKLNGGVTVKRTLPMREKYLESIRLSRYFVELITEEKHSIWCAQKSGRAKDGIDVTTPAIIKMLYLSQRHRDISFPDLIRECHLVPVAVSYEYDPNDINKGREEVDIAVKGCHEKKKYEDLISMIRGLTKPKGRIHISFGTPIVDDCDTPQAVANQVDRQIHLMYKLWPTNCFAYDYLEQKQLFKDEYKDFDGDAFLARYAHLQPEVREFVLNSFANPVRSYLRAKQG; this is encoded by the coding sequence GTGGATTTCAACGCGTATCGTGACATCGCGCCGTATCGTGGCAAAGACGTGGAGGACGCCGTCCAGCGGGTCATCGCCAACGCGCCCTCCGTCCAGCAGATGCTGACCGGTCTGCAGTGCAAGGCGGACCGGTTTGACACGGCAAAGACAAAGGCGTATCTGGAGCATGTCATCACCCAATTGAAACGGGTCCATTCGTATGATGATTTCCAGCGATACGTCACGGCGGGAATTTTTCTTCCGTCCATCCTGAAGAACAGTTCCACCGGATTCTCCACCAGTGGGGTTGAGGGGATCGATCCTCATGAAGCATACTTTTTCATGAGCAACCACCGGGACATCATCCTTGACTGCGCGTTGATCGACCTGGCGCTTCTCCAAGGGGGCAGGGGAATGTGCGAGATGGCCATCGGGGACAACCTGCTGTACAACCAGTTCGTCATCGACCTGTTCAAACTGAACGGAGGCGTGACGGTCAAACGGACGCTTCCCATGCGGGAGAAATATCTGGAGTCCATCCGGCTTTCCCGATACTTCGTCGAGTTGATCACCGAAGAGAAGCACTCCATCTGGTGCGCACAGAAGAGCGGAAGAGCGAAGGATGGCATTGACGTGACCACGCCGGCTATCATCAAGATGCTGTATCTCTCCCAACGCCATCGTGACATTTCCTTCCCTGATCTGATCCGTGAATGCCATCTGGTGCCGGTCGCCGTCAGTTACGAGTACGACCCCAACGACATCAACAAAGGTCGTGAGGAAGTGGATATCGCTGTCAAAGGGTGCCATGAGAAGAAGAAGTACGAGGATTTGATCAGCATGATCCGTGGCCTGACCAAACCGAAGGGAAGAATCCACATCAGCTTCGGCACTCCGATCGTCGATGACTGCGACACCCCGCAGGCGGTGGCCAATCAAGTGGATCGGCAGATTCACTTGATGTACAAACTCTGGCCGACCAACTGCTTCGCCTATGATTACCTGGAGCAGAAACAGCTGTTCAAGGACGAGTACAAGGATTTTGACGGGGACGCGTTCCTTGCCCGGTACGCCCATCTCCAACCGGAGGTGCGTGAATTCGTTCTGAACAGTTTCGCCAATCCCGTCCGGTCCTATCTCCGTGCGAAACAAGGGTGA
- the mutL gene encoding DNA mismatch repair endonuclease MutL yields the protein MHITVLDPLVARRIAAGEVIERPASVVRELLDNAIDAHPSMITVALTEGGTGMITVMDDGDGIAKEDLPLCCVSHATSKVHTLDDLYHLSTMGFRGEALYSISSVSRTTIASAVPGEEPFSITVDNGKTNPIVPGGPDKGTRVTVEGLFMDIPARRQFLKRPATEAQMCRNVFLEKAMAFPQVEFRLDMEGERTANLPATTPKGRVVDILKLDHRVDATEMEELSSQSERFRLYAVTSSPALHRSDRSGITIFVNKRPVEDYALVQAVTYGYGEMLPGGSFPYCSLFIDIDPTLVDFNIHPTKREVKLRNKAEVHHAVSQLIQGGMRRTIPRMVVQTTTVAQPTLPLESVHQERPEHAAPSASHEPQPSYQGEKPLDPEWFSKAREILQSPPQARMEVDKTREAADSWDVQQQEDQPIVYIGQAFNLFLIAQKGDDLYLVDQHAAHERILFDELRTTKQVQTLLVPRSFEVAPDVDAYLAQNLDVYLNLGIKLEKGTEPLMWKLLSVPSLMRDTEGEIVDFIREETGSSQEVEKGLYAIVSCHKAIRQGDVVDRATGAELVRQVFRLEDPVCPHGRTFVIRLSKKELMEAVGRIV from the coding sequence ATGCATATCACCGTTCTCGACCCGTTGGTGGCCCGCCGTATCGCGGCGGGAGAGGTGATCGAACGCCCGGCTTCTGTCGTGCGTGAGCTTCTGGACAATGCGATTGATGCCCATCCGTCGATGATCACCGTCGCCCTCACCGAAGGAGGGACGGGAATGATCACCGTGATGGATGACGGGGATGGCATCGCGAAGGAAGACCTTCCCCTGTGCTGTGTCAGTCATGCCACCAGCAAAGTGCATACGCTGGATGACCTGTACCATCTTTCCACCATGGGGTTCCGTGGGGAAGCGCTCTACTCCATCAGTTCGGTCAGCAGGACGACCATCGCTTCGGCGGTACCAGGAGAAGAACCTTTCAGCATTACGGTTGATAACGGAAAAACAAATCCCATCGTTCCCGGTGGTCCGGACAAAGGAACACGGGTGACGGTGGAAGGTCTGTTCATGGACATCCCCGCCCGACGCCAGTTTCTCAAACGACCGGCTACGGAAGCGCAGATGTGCAGGAACGTCTTCCTGGAAAAGGCGATGGCGTTCCCCCAGGTGGAATTTCGTCTGGATATGGAGGGAGAACGTACGGCAAATCTTCCCGCAACAACACCGAAGGGAAGAGTCGTCGACATCCTCAAGCTGGACCATCGGGTGGACGCCACGGAAATGGAAGAGCTCTCCTCCCAATCGGAACGGTTCCGTCTGTATGCCGTCACCTCCTCCCCCGCCTTGCACCGCAGCGACCGATCCGGCATCACCATCTTCGTCAACAAACGCCCGGTGGAAGATTACGCGCTGGTACAGGCGGTGACCTACGGCTACGGGGAAATGCTTCCCGGAGGTTCCTTTCCCTACTGCAGCCTGTTCATCGACATCGACCCCACGTTGGTGGATTTCAACATCCATCCGACCAAGCGGGAAGTAAAGCTTCGCAACAAGGCGGAAGTCCACCATGCCGTCTCCCAGTTGATCCAAGGCGGCATGCGCCGGACCATTCCGCGCATGGTGGTGCAGACCACCACCGTCGCCCAACCGACGTTGCCGTTGGAAAGCGTCCATCAGGAACGTCCCGAACACGCCGCGCCTTCCGCAAGCCATGAACCACAACCATCCTATCAGGGAGAAAAACCTCTGGATCCTGAATGGTTTTCCAAGGCACGGGAGATCCTCCAGAGTCCTCCCCAGGCACGGATGGAAGTGGACAAGACACGGGAAGCCGCAGACAGCTGGGATGTCCAGCAGCAAGAGGACCAGCCAATCGTATACATCGGCCAGGCATTCAACCTGTTCCTTATCGCACAGAAAGGGGATGACCTGTACTTGGTCGACCAGCACGCCGCCCACGAGCGGATCCTGTTCGATGAACTGCGAACGACCAAGCAGGTGCAGACACTGCTGGTGCCCCGGTCCTTCGAAGTGGCGCCTGACGTGGACGCCTACCTGGCCCAGAATCTTGATGTCTACCTGAATCTTGGGATCAAACTGGAGAAAGGAACGGAACCGTTGATGTGGAAGCTTCTTTCCGTCCCGTCATTGATGCGGGACACCGAAGGAGAAATCGTGGATTTCATCCGGGAAGAAACCGGTTCCAGCCAGGAAGTGGAGAAAGGATTGTATGCCATCGTCTCCTGCCACAAGGCGATCCGCCAGGGGGATGTCGTCGACCGCGCCACCGGTGCGGAACTGGTGCGTCAGGTGTTCCGGCTTGAAGATCCCGTCTGTCCCCATGGACGGACGTTCGTCATCCGTTTATCAAAGAAAGAACTGATGGAAGCGGTGGGACGGATCGTGTGA